Proteins encoded in a region of the Sebaldella sp. S0638 genome:
- the kdsA gene encoding 3-deoxy-8-phosphooctulonate synthase → MENLQKVKEVKINDKITIGNSRITLLAGPCVIESEDLVMEVAGRLKEITDKLGINFVFKSSFDKANRTSIHGFRGPGLDKGLEILNKVKEKYGLPLVTDIHEPWQCEVAAKVIDIIQIPAFLSRQTDLLVAAAQTGKAVNVKKGQFLAPWDMKNVVSKFEEAGNTNIMLCERGASFGYNNLVVDMRSLLEMRKFGYPVVFDATHSVQIPGGKGSATDGNREYVYPLMKAAVSIGVDAVFAEVHPDPDKGMSDGPNMLRLDDIEEILTNILKIDDLVKNQEI, encoded by the coding sequence GTGGAAAATTTACAAAAAGTAAAAGAAGTAAAAATAAACGATAAAATAACAATAGGGAATTCCAGAATAACTCTGCTTGCAGGACCATGTGTTATCGAATCGGAAGATCTGGTCATGGAAGTAGCGGGAAGATTAAAGGAAATTACTGATAAATTAGGTATCAATTTTGTGTTCAAGTCATCTTTTGATAAGGCCAACAGAACATCAATACATGGATTCAGAGGGCCGGGGCTGGACAAAGGACTGGAAATACTTAATAAAGTCAAGGAAAAATACGGACTTCCCCTTGTAACAGATATCCATGAACCATGGCAGTGCGAAGTGGCGGCAAAAGTCATAGATATTATACAAATACCGGCATTTTTATCAAGACAAACTGATCTGCTTGTAGCTGCTGCACAGACAGGGAAAGCCGTTAATGTAAAAAAAGGACAGTTTCTTGCACCATGGGATATGAAAAACGTAGTAAGCAAGTTTGAAGAAGCCGGGAATACGAATATTATGCTTTGTGAAAGAGGAGCATCTTTCGGATATAATAATCTGGTAGTAGATATGAGAAGTCTTCTGGAAATGAGAAAATTCGGATATCCTGTTGTTTTTGACGCTACCCACTCGGTACAGATACCGGGAGGTAAGGGAAGTGCCACAGACGGAAACAGAGAGTATGTTTATCCGCTGATGAAGGCTGCGGTATCAATAGGAGTAGATGCTGTATTCGCAGAAGTTCATCCTGATCCTGACAAGGGTATGTCTGACGGGCCTAATATGCTTAGACTGGACGATATAGAAGAGATACTTACAAACATTTTAAAGATAGATGATTTAGTAAAGAACCAAGAAATTTAG
- the lgt gene encoding prolipoprotein diacylglyceryl transferase, with protein MKAYIDLGFIKIHYYSIMYIIAFFLGIFIAGRDIVAKERGVKDKKTIEDFAFWVMISGLIGARVYYVLFKLNMYKDNPLSVFAVWEGGLAIHGGIIGAFIGACIFAKRKKMDLWVLTDMGVGPLLIGQAIGRIGNYANGEIEGVPTFTPWKVILKGNFEQWWTQYQSMSMDMQSKFKELVPWGIVFPSGTSAGDSFPNLPLHPAMFYESILNVIGFLLLWFYFRKKRYNPGVLSMIYLIMYALIRSFVSFFRVEDLSFFGIIRAPHLISIIMLILALTGIKFFNKNNAKKDTPKK; from the coding sequence ATGAAAGCATATATAGATCTTGGTTTTATAAAAATACACTATTACAGTATTATGTACATTATTGCATTTTTTCTTGGGATATTTATAGCCGGGAGGGATATAGTAGCCAAAGAAAGAGGAGTAAAAGATAAAAAAACTATTGAGGATTTTGCATTTTGGGTAATGATATCAGGATTAATCGGAGCAAGAGTATACTATGTTTTATTTAAACTTAATATGTATAAAGATAATCCGCTTTCTGTTTTTGCAGTATGGGAAGGCGGACTTGCAATACACGGGGGAATTATCGGCGCATTTATAGGAGCTTGTATATTCGCCAAAAGAAAAAAGATGGATTTATGGGTACTTACGGATATGGGTGTAGGGCCTCTGCTAATAGGACAGGCAATAGGAAGAATAGGGAATTATGCTAACGGCGAGATAGAGGGAGTACCCACATTTACACCATGGAAAGTTATTTTAAAAGGAAATTTCGAGCAATGGTGGACGCAGTATCAGTCTATGTCTATGGATATGCAGTCTAAGTTCAAGGAACTGGTACCATGGGGAATAGTTTTCCCGAGCGGGACTTCCGCAGGAGATAGTTTTCCGAACTTACCTTTACATCCGGCGATGTTTTACGAATCAATTCTTAATGTAATAGGTTTTCTGCTGTTATGGTTCTATTTCAGAAAGAAGAGATATAATCCCGGTGTACTTTCGATGATTTACCTGATAATGTATGCTTTGATAAGAAGTTTTGTAAGCTTTTTCAGAGTGGAAGATCTGTCGTTTTTCGGAATTATAAGAGCACCGCATCTGATAAGTATAATAATGTTAATTTTGGCACTGACAGGAATAAAGTTTTTTAATAAAAATAATGCTAAAAAGGATACACCTAAAAAATAG
- a CDS encoding nucleoside triphosphate pyrophosphohydrolase family protein has translation MKKQLDKVSEFHRTFKLGMEKHPVSKLENDKAKLRYELMKEENDEYIEAVENNDIIEVADALGDMLYILCGTIIEHGMTGLIEEVFDEIHKSNMSKLGEDGKPVYREDGKVIKGPNYFKPDIAKIIK, from the coding sequence ATGAAAAAGCAACTGGATAAAGTTTCAGAATTTCACAGAACATTTAAGCTGGGTATGGAAAAACATCCTGTTTCAAAGCTGGAAAACGATAAGGCCAAATTAAGATATGAACTGATGAAAGAAGAAAACGACGAGTATATAGAAGCTGTGGAAAATAATGATATTATAGAAGTGGCTGATGCTCTCGGTGATATGCTTTATATATTATGCGGTACAATTATAGAACACGGTATGACAGGACTTATAGAGGAAGTATTTGACGAGATTCACAAAAGTAACATGTCGAAACTGGGAGAAGACGGAAAGCCTGTATACAGAGAAGACGGAAAAGTGATAAAAGGGCCTAATTATTTTAAGCCTGATATTGCTAAGATAATTAAATAA
- a CDS encoding VOC family protein, translating into MNRINIITLGVENVSKSLEFYRDGLGFETPVREENPAIVFFNNGGTKLALYPLSGLAEDVNVPDLKEKGSAFPGITLAYNAKNKGEVDEILNKIENLGGKVVKKAADTFWGGYGGYFTDLDGYYWEVAYADSWLFDENDMLIITE; encoded by the coding sequence ATGAACAGAATTAACATAATTACCCTCGGCGTAGAAAATGTATCAAAATCTCTTGAATTCTACAGAGACGGTCTTGGTTTTGAAACTCCTGTCAGAGAAGAAAATCCCGCCATTGTTTTTTTCAATAACGGAGGAACAAAACTCGCATTATATCCTCTATCAGGATTGGCAGAAGATGTAAATGTTCCTGACCTGAAAGAGAAAGGTTCCGCTTTTCCCGGAATTACCCTTGCTTATAATGCCAAAAACAAAGGAGAAGTAGATGAAATCCTGAATAAAATAGAAAATCTCGGCGGAAAAGTGGTAAAAAAAGCAGCAGACACATTCTGGGGCGGTTACGGAGGATATTTCACCGATCTGGATGGTTATTACTGGGAAGTTGCCTATGCTGATTCATGGCTCTTTGATGAAAACGATATGCTTATAATTACGGAATAA
- a CDS encoding phosphoenolpyruvate carboxykinase produces MLNEFSLSRGRAMINFTLKYCDTSEKLLDSYGFRRVVEVFVRRLKKDEGLIYNFYLDAFKTDDMLADSMIEVFKLLTVFDIDEVLKVDNKYSVFFEDKNLFIELIELLYGYWRRLERFTIVRNKRLGEGLQSVRFSQANNNFNELVLATYRRIEETVMGYKHRVYRQLNAGANAGLTLNDINWNCPIEYRGLSRIPFIGSVILHPPFISYSKRNTREGLFQRHQKNPLENIVLNEDDWFVYPAKVGDLLTFVFFHKDFMAHGLTLANLFELAKESEYIGKKPDMIYLFGYPDGENEKRTFYYKDTKNDILIGYANYTDEIDYFGYMKKMLLTLHNIKKLDEGHLPIHGAMVNIVLRNGKESNIVIMGDSGAGKSESLEAFRTLNEKYIKHMRIVFDDMGFLKIENDGKIKGYGTEIGAFVRVDDLESGYAFEQLDRGIFTNPDKINARVTIPISTYEVISKGYEVDIMLYANNYEDAEKKIKFFEDVDQAITVFEDGARKAKGTTSEKGLVKSYFANPFGAVQERETNEKLVREYFHKMYDQGVQIGEINTSLAIEGKEKDGPRNAAEELFQLINQ; encoded by the coding sequence ATGTTAAATGAATTTTCGCTGAGCAGAGGAAGAGCAATGATAAATTTTACTCTAAAATACTGCGATACATCAGAAAAATTACTGGACAGTTACGGGTTCAGAAGAGTAGTAGAAGTTTTCGTCAGAAGACTAAAAAAAGATGAAGGACTGATATATAATTTTTATCTTGATGCATTTAAGACAGATGATATGTTAGCTGATTCAATGATAGAAGTATTTAAGCTTCTTACAGTTTTTGACATAGATGAAGTCTTGAAAGTGGATAATAAATATTCTGTATTCTTTGAAGATAAAAACCTTTTTATAGAATTAATAGAATTATTATACGGATACTGGAGAAGACTGGAAAGATTCACTATTGTAAGAAACAAAAGACTTGGAGAAGGTCTTCAGAGTGTAAGATTCTCACAGGCTAATAATAATTTTAACGAATTAGTGCTTGCTACATACAGAAGAATAGAAGAAACTGTAATGGGATATAAACACAGAGTGTACAGACAGCTTAACGCAGGAGCTAATGCAGGACTTACATTAAATGATATAAACTGGAACTGCCCTATAGAATACAGAGGGCTTAGCAGAATACCTTTTATAGGATCTGTAATACTTCATCCGCCTTTTATCTCGTATTCTAAAAGAAACACAAGAGAGGGATTATTCCAGAGACATCAGAAAAATCCATTGGAAAACATAGTTCTAAATGAGGATGACTGGTTTGTGTATCCTGCCAAAGTCGGGGATTTACTGACATTTGTATTTTTCCATAAAGACTTTATGGCTCATGGTCTTACACTTGCGAACCTGTTTGAACTGGCAAAAGAAAGTGAATATATAGGGAAAAAGCCGGATATGATTTATCTGTTCGGATATCCTGACGGGGAAAACGAAAAGAGAACTTTCTACTATAAAGATACAAAGAATGATATTTTAATAGGATATGCCAATTATACAGACGAGATCGACTATTTCGGATATATGAAAAAAATGCTTCTGACTCTGCATAATATTAAAAAGCTTGATGAAGGACATCTTCCTATACACGGGGCTATGGTAAACATAGTTCTTAGAAACGGAAAAGAGTCTAACATAGTAATTATGGGAGACAGCGGAGCAGGAAAGTCGGAAAGTCTGGAAGCATTCAGAACACTTAATGAAAAATATATAAAGCATATGAGAATAGTGTTCGATGATATGGGATTCCTGAAAATAGAAAATGACGGGAAAATAAAAGGATACGGAACAGAAATAGGAGCCTTTGTAAGGGTAGATGACCTTGAGTCAGGATATGCATTTGAGCAGCTTGACAGGGGAATCTTTACTAACCCTGACAAAATAAATGCCAGAGTTACTATACCGATTTCTACTTATGAGGTTATCTCAAAAGGGTATGAAGTGGATATAATGCTTTATGCCAATAACTATGAAGATGCTGAAAAGAAGATAAAATTCTTTGAAGATGTAGATCAGGCTATCACAGTCTTTGAAGACGGGGCAAGAAAAGCCAAAGGAACTACAAGTGAAAAAGGTCTCGTAAAATCATACTTTGCCAATCCTTTTGGAGCTGTGCAGGAGAGAGAAACAAACGAGAAGCTTGTAAGGGAGTATTTCCACAAAATGTATGATCAAGGTGTGCAGATCGGGGAAATCAATACATCACTTGCAATAGAAGGTAAGGAAAAAGACGGACCTAGAAATGCTGCGGAAGAATTATTCCAGCTTATAAATCAATAA
- a CDS encoding UDP-N-acetylmuramoyl-L-alanyl-D-glutamate--2,6-diaminopimelate ligase gives MFEIFENVKYEVINKGKDFVINDIHYDSRKIKKNDVFCALIGAVTDGHNYIEKAVNNGAKMVIVEKKDITVTDKDVTYIFVENMRKHLGVMASNFFGWPQKNLKIIGITGTNGKTTSSYILDSMLEKTSRIGTIGYKILDEEIEAPNTTPESLDLVKMLDKSVKKGVEYFIMEVSSHALEIGRVDMLEFDSVMFTNLTQDHLDYHENMENYFNAKFKLFTMLRNKNAAAVNIDDSYGERIYNSNKNYKSYSIIKDSDLKGKIEEYHNGGMKVSVTFQGKEYSFDTKLVGDYNLYNLLGCIGVLLNLGFGIDDIIERVKRVGYVPGRFELVNEGQDFMVVVDYAHTDNGLENILETVRKITENRVITIFGAGGDRDNTKRPKMAKAAAKFSDFVIITSDNPRTEDPVEITKQVEKGLTDIDFPKDRYTVIVDREQAIKYGIEMSGTKDSLLIAGKGHEDYQILGREKIHFDDREQARKYLKK, from the coding sequence ATGTTCGAAATATTTGAGAATGTAAAATATGAAGTTATTAATAAAGGAAAAGACTTTGTCATAAATGATATTCATTATGATTCAAGAAAGATAAAAAAAAATGATGTATTCTGCGCCCTTATAGGTGCTGTTACAGACGGGCATAACTATATAGAAAAAGCTGTAAACAACGGGGCTAAAATGGTAATTGTGGAAAAAAAAGATATTACAGTTACTGATAAGGATGTGACTTATATTTTTGTGGAGAATATGAGAAAACATCTTGGGGTAATGGCTTCCAATTTTTTTGGATGGCCGCAGAAAAATTTGAAAATAATAGGGATTACAGGGACAAACGGTAAGACTACATCAAGCTATATACTGGACAGTATGCTTGAAAAGACGTCTAGGATAGGAACTATAGGTTATAAAATACTGGATGAAGAAATAGAAGCTCCGAATACTACTCCTGAATCACTTGATCTGGTAAAAATGCTGGATAAAAGTGTGAAAAAAGGTGTGGAGTATTTTATAATGGAGGTAAGCTCGCATGCTCTTGAGATAGGAAGGGTAGATATGCTTGAGTTTGATTCGGTGATGTTTACCAATCTTACACAGGATCATCTGGATTATCATGAAAATATGGAAAATTACTTTAATGCTAAGTTTAAGCTGTTTACCATGCTTAGAAACAAAAATGCAGCAGCTGTGAATATAGATGATTCTTATGGTGAAAGAATCTATAATTCCAATAAAAACTATAAGTCGTATTCGATAATAAAAGATTCAGACCTGAAAGGAAAAATAGAAGAATATCATAACGGCGGAATGAAGGTTTCAGTAACTTTTCAGGGTAAGGAATATTCCTTTGATACCAAACTTGTAGGCGACTATAACCTGTATAATCTTCTCGGCTGTATCGGTGTACTTCTGAATCTTGGTTTCGGCATTGATGATATAATAGAAAGAGTAAAAAGGGTAGGCTATGTGCCGGGAAGGTTTGAGCTGGTAAATGAAGGTCAGGATTTCATGGTAGTAGTAGACTATGCACATACAGATAACGGACTTGAAAATATATTGGAAACAGTGAGGAAAATAACTGAAAACAGGGTAATAACAATATTCGGTGCAGGCGGCGACAGAGATAATACCAAAAGACCAAAGATGGCAAAGGCAGCTGCAAAATTCAGCGATTTTGTAATTATTACTTCTGATAATCCCAGAACAGAGGACCCTGTGGAAATAACAAAACAGGTGGAAAAAGGACTTACAGATATAGACTTTCCAAAAGACAGATACACAGTAATTGTGGACAGGGAACAGGCAATAAAATACGGTATAGAAATGTCAGGGACAAAAGACAGTCTTCTTATAGCAGGAAAAGGACATGAAGACTATCAGATACTCGGGCGTGAGAAGATTCATTTTGACGACAGGGAACAGGCTAGAAAATATTTGAAGAAATAA
- a CDS encoding alanine--glyoxylate aminotransferase family protein, with product MKKKVLLTPGPTNIPENLLGVLGTDIVHHRKVDFHNVMKELNENLKKIFQTKENVYVLTSSGTGAMEAAVVNYFSKGEKVLVINTGYFGDRFRKIAGIYGLEPINLEYEFGESYKLEDVKKALAENPDIKGIFITHSETSTGVLNNVKAVGELTKNTDILLVVDTISGLVANDFDFDGWNVDVAVAGSQKAFLIPPGLAFIAMSQKARKAVEKSDIPKYYFDIKQAEKALESKNETPFTPAIGLIIAANVSCRIIAEKGVGNIVKEKYELRKYIEEKLSELDFKILVKDEENRSNTLISVVKDGIKIKNVIRSLEERGYTVTGGKGDFEDSLMRVGILGEFSKEDIDKFLVVLTEELAKQ from the coding sequence ATGAAAAAGAAGGTATTGCTGACACCCGGCCCCACTAATATTCCGGAAAATCTTCTCGGAGTACTGGGAACTGACATAGTACATCACAGAAAAGTAGACTTTCATAATGTTATGAAAGAGCTGAACGAAAATTTAAAGAAGATTTTTCAGACCAAAGAGAATGTATATGTATTGACGTCATCCGGAACCGGCGCAATGGAGGCAGCGGTAGTGAACTATTTCTCCAAAGGTGAAAAAGTCCTTGTGATAAACACAGGATACTTTGGCGACAGATTCAGGAAAATAGCCGGAATTTACGGACTGGAACCGATAAATCTGGAATATGAATTTGGTGAGTCATATAAATTAGAAGACGTAAAAAAAGCTTTGGCAGAAAATCCTGATATAAAAGGAATTTTCATAACTCACAGCGAGACTTCCACAGGTGTTCTGAATAATGTAAAAGCAGTGGGAGAATTAACAAAAAATACGGATATACTTTTGGTAGTGGATACCATAAGCGGACTTGTGGCAAATGACTTTGACTTTGACGGATGGAATGTAGACGTAGCAGTGGCAGGAAGCCAGAAAGCATTTTTGATACCGCCGGGACTGGCGTTTATCGCAATGAGTCAAAAAGCCAGAAAAGCTGTGGAAAAATCAGATATTCCCAAGTATTACTTTGATATAAAACAGGCTGAAAAAGCTTTGGAAAGTAAAAACGAAACTCCTTTTACGCCGGCTATAGGGCTTATAATCGCAGCAAATGTTTCATGCAGGATTATAGCTGAAAAAGGAGTGGGAAACATAGTAAAAGAGAAATATGAGCTTAGAAAGTATATCGAAGAAAAGCTTTCAGAGCTGGATTTCAAGATTCTCGTAAAAGATGAGGAAAACAGAAGTAATACTTTGATTTCTGTGGTAAAAGACGGTATAAAGATAAAGAATGTAATCAGAAGCCTTGAAGAAAGAGGATATACCGTAACCGGAGGAAAAGGAGATTTCGAGGACAGTCTTATGAGAGTGGGAATACTCGGGGAATTTTCCAAAGAGGATATAGATAAATTTCTTGTTGTTCTTACTGAAGAACTGGCAAAACAATAA